Genomic DNA from Candidatus Bathyarchaeota archaeon:
AGCATCTACGATGAGAATATGGCTCGGAGAAAATTCTATTACATCATTAAGGAAGCTCTCCGGAGAGTCCTCACATTCAATAAGCCTAACCCTCTCCGACACCTTCCCCCGCAGTCTACGTATTATCTCAACACCGACAAAATCATCCATGCGTAAAGGATGCCCAACACCCAAAACAACAATCCTGCCCGCCCCGGCAAGCCACTCTCTTAGATCATCAAGCAGCATATGCGATCCCGCCTCTAAGCCGCATGCCTAATCCAATTTCGGCAGATAATCTCTCTCCGCCTGGTAGAGCTCAGCGAACATTCTCCTTATCTCTTCAAGGGAGCAGACAGATGCCGTCAACGGATCAAGCATCAACGCCCGCTCAGCCATCTCGTAGCTCCCGTTCATTATGGCCCTGACCGTCAAATCGTATACGGCCATCTGAGCCCTGTTGAGCGCTGCGAGATGAGGGGGCAGCTCCCCAAAGTACATTGGATGGATACCCTGACCGTCAACTAGGCAGGCGACCTCCACAACCTCATTTTGGGGAAGATTGGTTATAAGCCCAGTGTTGGCAACGTTTCCATATATAACATTGTATCGGTCAAATATTATGCTCTCAATGATCTGGGATGCATACTCAACACTTCTCGTTAGATTAGGCTCTTCTAATCCAGCAATTATCCTTCTCCGCCTCTCATCCGTAGCCTCCCTCCATCGCGGCCAATTCTTGGCGTAAAAACCGCTTTCGCCAAGATATCCCTCCCTACAATACCTCTTTATGAGGTCAGGCCTCTTCCTGAAGTATGGAACATACTCTGACATGTGACCACTCGACTCCGTGACAAAATATCCGAAGTGGAATAGAATCTCGAATTTCACCGGGTCCTTCTCGTATAGTGATGGGTCCTCCCTTGCCCTCCTCTTCAAAGTAGGATACATGTCCACGCCGTCATGCTTAAGCTCCGTGAACCATGACATATGATTGATTCCGCCGCACCTCCATTCAAGTTCATCATAGGGGACGCCAAGGTATCGGGCCAGATCCATCGATGTTGCCTGAACAGAGTGGCATAGACCCACAGCCTTCATCTTCGAAGCGCGAAAAGCAGCAAGCATCATGATCGACATCGGATTCGTATAGTTTAACACGTAAGCATTTGGGCAGAGCCTCTCCGCATCTTTAAGAATCTCAAGCCACACGGGAACTGTCCTGAGAGCCTTCATTATCCCTCCTGGACCAGTCGTGTCCCCGATGCACTGATCAACACCATACTTTAGAGGGATCTCATAATCATACTTAACCGTTTGAAGCCCGCTCACCTCGATTGAGTTAATTATAAAGTCGGAACCGGCCATAACCTCTTCCCGATCAGTAGAGGCGATAATTCTCCACCTCTTCTTCAATTTCTCATTAACTACTTCCGTTGCCTTCTGAGAAAGCTCCAACCTTTCCGGATCAATATCTACGAGACATAGCTCCCCACAGTCAAGCCCAGGAATCTGGAAGATGTCCTTACTGAGAACTGGGACGAAGCCGCTTCCAGCCCCAAGATAAGTAATCCTAATCATGCTGGTTCAGCTCCACACCATTCGCTAAGAACTTTATGTGATCTTCTAAATAGTCTTTCATCCTCTAAGCTCGCTTAAAAAATCGTTCAGCATGCAGAATGGACGGCAAAGTTCGTTAAACAAGCAGCTACAATAATATGATGGTGCCCATTCAAGTTGATATTGGGAAAAAGTCTTCTTGATTAAACTATTCATTGCTCATGTCATGTTCTTGGCGCTGTTTTGTATGTTCTGCGCCACCATCCACTCCCTAGTCTCCTCAATGCGAACAAGTATATGAAGCCCCATCGTTATCACAGTGAAGATTAGAGCTATGAAGCCGCACAACACTATAGCCGCCAAGAACTCCCTGAAGAGAAACATCAATACTATATTAATGCACGCCATACCTTCTGTTATGAACATGAGTAACGTGAAGTAACGCTTGTATCCGAAAGAGGAGCAAAGCCTGAACAGCCTTTTCTTTATATCCATGACCCAATAT
This window encodes:
- the melA gene encoding alpha-galactosidase; this translates as MIRITYLGAGSGFVPVLSKDIFQIPGLDCGELCLVDIDPERLELSQKATEVVNEKLKKRWRIIASTDREEVMAGSDFIINSIEVSGLQTVKYDYEIPLKYGVDQCIGDTTGPGGIMKALRTVPVWLEILKDAERLCPNAYVLNYTNPMSIMMLAAFRASKMKAVGLCHSVQATSMDLARYLGVPYDELEWRCGGINHMSWFTELKHDGVDMYPTLKRRAREDPSLYEKDPVKFEILFHFGYFVTESSGHMSEYVPYFRKRPDLIKRYCREGYLGESGFYAKNWPRWREATDERRRRIIAGLEEPNLTRSVEYASQIIESIIFDRYNVIYGNVANTGLITNLPQNEVVEVACLVDGQGIHPMYFGELPPHLAALNRAQMAVYDLTVRAIMNGSYEMAERALMLDPLTASVCSLEEIRRMFAELYQAERDYLPKLD